In one Leptospira mtsangambouensis genomic region, the following are encoded:
- a CDS encoding radical SAM protein, protein MKEDTRKFEVLRVSILSHCSFACVYCAPKNKPNPNILYPKIHYLTPELLESKIEILKEHIEIKEVHLTGGEPTLHKDLIQLIKTLGKMQIKEIAITSNGFFEDGLIEKMRLAGLTRMNFSLDSFSQSGFEKLSDRKLPVDLLFKRILEAEQTGLEVKVNCTVLKGYNDGEILDLLSWAGENKIPIRYLEFMKMGPLEEEHADCFYSAEEIRNTIQKKYNFKPYHTPIDSTATYHITDEGFVFGIIANHTEPFCEGCNRLRMDSLGRIYGCLSDQTSFDLPSESSEVPVILEKAMNTKKTQFTGSELSMKFIGG, encoded by the coding sequence GTGAAAGAAGATACCAGAAAATTTGAAGTTCTTCGAGTGAGTATTTTATCTCATTGTAGTTTTGCCTGCGTTTATTGTGCGCCAAAAAACAAACCCAACCCAAACATCTTATACCCAAAGATTCATTACCTAACACCGGAACTTTTAGAATCAAAAATAGAAATCCTAAAAGAACATATCGAAATAAAAGAAGTTCACCTAACGGGAGGAGAACCAACCCTTCACAAAGACTTAATCCAATTAATAAAAACTCTGGGTAAAATGCAGATCAAAGAAATTGCCATTACATCCAATGGTTTTTTTGAAGATGGCCTGATCGAAAAAATGAGACTAGCAGGTCTCACTCGAATGAATTTTTCACTGGATAGTTTTTCACAATCAGGCTTTGAGAAACTTAGTGATCGGAAACTTCCCGTTGACCTTCTTTTCAAACGAATTTTGGAAGCAGAACAAACAGGATTGGAAGTAAAAGTCAACTGCACTGTCTTAAAAGGTTACAACGATGGAGAAATTTTGGATTTATTAAGTTGGGCTGGCGAAAATAAAATCCCCATTCGTTATTTAGAATTTATGAAGATGGGACCTTTAGAAGAGGAACATGCGGATTGTTTTTATTCTGCAGAAGAAATTCGAAACACGATCCAAAAAAAATACAATTTCAAACCATATCATACACCTATCGATTCTACAGCCACCTATCATATCACAGACGAAGGTTTTGTTTTTGGAATCATAGCCAATCATACTGAACCATTTTGTGAAGGATGTAATCGTTTGCGAATGGATTCCCTTGGAAGAATCTACGGATGTTTGAGCGATCAAACTTCTTTTGATTTACCTTCGGAATCATCGGAAGTGCCTGTTATACTAGAAAAAGCAATGAATACAAAAAAAACACAGTTTACTGGTTCCGAACTGTCTATGAAATTTATTGGAGGATAA
- a CDS encoding MoaD/ThiS family protein codes for MKIQLLSFAALKDFFPPKQELILDGIHTVFDLKNYLQNINPDAGNLIKVSRISINQIIVKDSDTITEGSIVAILPPSSGG; via the coding sequence ATGAAAATACAACTTTTATCATTTGCGGCACTAAAAGATTTTTTTCCACCAAAACAAGAGCTGATCCTCGATGGAATACACACAGTTTTTGATTTAAAAAACTATCTTCAAAACATAAATCCAGATGCAGGTAACTTAATCAAAGTCAGCAGAATTTCAATCAACCAAATCATTGTCAAAGATTCAGATACCATAACCGAAGGATCCATTGTAGCGATTCTTCCTCCATCAAGTGGAGGTTAG
- a CDS encoding molybdenum cofactor guanylyltransferase, translating to MEVLNGPKAAWMNHTNTNTTFVLLAGGKSVRMGEDKGMIPIHQNSNFLSRSFKKLNVFSKSIFISLREEQTDLYANHIPKTSFILDKDLPIEGPLKGILSSYLYLKENNLSNRFIYFLPIDIPFIKLRTIKRLLDVYRTQTTPIQGIFYKSNSGLEPLCGIYSSALLSVWTKTIFQDKNPEFSLQKRIRNMKPEPIILNLPSNEEHNFRNINSKKDL from the coding sequence ATGGAAGTTCTGAATGGTCCAAAGGCTGCGTGGATGAATCACACGAACACTAATACCACTTTTGTTTTGTTAGCTGGAGGAAAAAGTGTAAGAATGGGAGAAGACAAAGGTATGATACCGATTCACCAAAACTCCAATTTCTTAAGTAGATCATTTAAAAAACTCAATGTTTTTAGTAAGTCTATCTTTATTTCCCTTCGTGAAGAACAAACTGATCTATATGCAAATCACATCCCGAAAACATCTTTTATCCTAGACAAAGACCTTCCAATCGAAGGTCCCTTAAAAGGGATCCTTTCCTCCTATCTTTATTTAAAAGAAAACAATTTATCCAATCGTTTTATTTATTTTTTACCGATTGATATCCCTTTCATCAAATTACGAACCATCAAAAGATTGTTAGATGTTTATCGCACTCAAACCACACCAATACAGGGAATTTTTTACAAATCAAACTCTGGTTTAGAACCTTTATGTGGAATTTATTCCTCTGCACTTTTATCTGTATGGACCAAAACAATTTTTCAGGATAAAAACCCTGAATTCTCTTTACAAAAACGAATCAGAAATATGAAACCTGAGCCAATCATTCTAAATTTACCTTCAAATGAAGAACATAACTTCAGGAACATAAACTCTAAAAAGGATTTATAA
- a CDS encoding HAD family hydrolase: MDGTLTIAIHDFSDIKRQLGLPQDTDILTSLSRLPPEESLEKRKQLDTIELEIAKMANPSPGCFTLLQKINVSSNHLGILTRNNFHNSVETLKATGLLDYFHKDYIFCRERALPKPSPEGILRLMELWNAKADETVMIGDYVYDLEAGFAAGVETVYIDPEGKFPFRESATHCIRQLDELLYL; this comes from the coding sequence ATGGATGGCACTTTGACAATTGCAATTCATGATTTTTCGGATATCAAACGACAGTTAGGCCTTCCTCAAGATACCGATATTCTTACTTCTCTTTCTCGATTGCCTCCAGAGGAATCTTTGGAAAAACGAAAACAGTTGGATACTATCGAATTAGAAATTGCAAAAATGGCAAACCCATCACCTGGATGTTTTACACTGCTTCAAAAAATCAATGTAAGTTCGAATCATTTAGGTATACTCACAAGAAATAATTTTCATAACTCAGTCGAAACATTGAAAGCAACTGGTCTTTTAGATTATTTTCATAAAGATTATATTTTTTGTCGCGAACGTGCCTTACCAAAACCAAGTCCGGAAGGTATTTTACGTTTGATGGAACTTTGGAATGCAAAGGCAGATGAGACAGTGATGATCGGTGATTATGTTTATGATCTTGAGGCTGGTTTTGCTGCTGGTGTCGAAACTGTCTACATTGATCCAGAAGGAAAGTTTCCGTTTAGGGAATCTGCAACCCACTGTATCAGACAATTGGATGAATTGCTCTACCTCTAA
- a CDS encoding HesA/MoeB/ThiF family protein — protein sequence MGSLEDQFFQRQIQVPEIGFVGQKKWKDASVLVIGLGGLGCPAALHLGLAGIGRIGLVDFDVVEVSNLHRQTLFTIQDIGKPKTEVVARNLLEHCPWLQVECFSELISESTKPELFDSWDIVLDCTDTINSKYAINDLCIKKSVPFVTASVFRTSAQFAIFSGEGKPCYRCLFPNLKEGDTLSCNIGGVLGVQTALAGTYQTSLALQYLLDPENTDVSSVYFMEWNPPILFQSKIEPSVECPSCGSGKKEIHFESNRTEIDIEDFLSYQKRGNVFLVDVREKEEAESHPIAGSFLLPLSELENGLTQELEKDITLVCICETGIRSKKALAYFPNNLEKYSLKGGRRAYIQFLKTNP from the coding sequence ATGGGTTCCCTCGAGGATCAATTCTTTCAGCGCCAAATTCAAGTTCCAGAAATTGGTTTTGTTGGTCAAAAAAAATGGAAGGATGCATCTGTACTCGTCATTGGCCTTGGGGGGCTTGGTTGTCCTGCCGCATTGCACCTTGGTCTTGCCGGAATTGGTCGTATAGGTTTAGTTGATTTCGATGTAGTAGAAGTATCTAACCTTCATCGCCAAACATTGTTTACAATTCAAGACATAGGAAAACCCAAAACGGAAGTAGTAGCAAGAAATTTGTTGGAACATTGTCCTTGGCTCCAAGTGGAATGTTTTTCAGAACTCATTTCTGAATCTACAAAGCCTGAGTTATTTGATTCTTGGGATATTGTCTTGGATTGTACGGATACAATCAATTCTAAGTATGCGATTAACGATCTTTGTATTAAAAAATCAGTTCCATTTGTGACGGCTTCAGTGTTTCGCACAAGTGCCCAATTTGCAATTTTTTCAGGAGAAGGAAAACCGTGTTATCGTTGTTTGTTTCCTAATTTAAAGGAAGGAGATACTTTAAGTTGTAACATTGGTGGTGTACTCGGTGTGCAAACAGCATTGGCGGGAACCTACCAAACTTCCTTGGCTTTACAATACCTTCTAGACCCTGAAAATACGGATGTATCTTCCGTTTATTTTATGGAATGGAATCCTCCCATTCTTTTCCAATCAAAGATCGAACCTAGTGTTGAATGTCCCTCTTGCGGATCAGGGAAAAAAGAAATCCATTTTGAATCGAATCGAACAGAGATTGACATTGAAGATTTTTTATCTTATCAAAAAAGAGGAAATGTCTTTCTTGTTGATGTAAGAGAAAAAGAGGAAGCGGAATCTCATCCAATCGCAGGTAGTTTTCTTTTACCACTTTCAGAATTGGAAAATGGGCTAACACAAGAGTTAGAAAAAGATATAACTCTTGTTTGTATTTGCGAAACAGGAATCCGTTCAAAGAAAGCTCTAGCTTATTTTCCAAACAATTTGGAAAAATACTCTCTGAAGGGAGGGAGGAGAGCTTACATCCAATTCTTAAAAACAAATCCTTGA
- a CDS encoding molybdenum cofactor biosynthesis protein MoaE has protein sequence MTFKHITEEKLSLPTEFPALPSMGGYVLFAGIVRDINDGKQVTHLEYEAYSEMANQMIANIIADAFQKWELQYAECIHRLGKLNLGEVAVIVSTGSIHRDEAYKANRYIIDRVKHEVPIWKKEFYINGSSEWSKGCVDESHEH, from the coding sequence ATGACATTTAAACATATCACAGAAGAAAAACTATCACTACCAACTGAGTTCCCTGCTTTACCGAGTATGGGAGGATATGTTTTATTTGCAGGAATTGTGCGAGACATCAATGATGGAAAACAAGTAACACATTTAGAGTATGAAGCCTATTCAGAAATGGCAAACCAAATGATCGCAAACATCATTGCAGATGCGTTCCAAAAATGGGAATTACAATATGCAGAGTGTATCCATCGGTTAGGAAAATTAAATTTAGGTGAAGTGGCAGTCATAGTCAGCACAGGTTCCATCCATAGAGACGAAGCATACAAGGCAAATCGATACATCATTGACCGAGTAAAACACGAAGTCCCAATTTGGAAAAAAGAGTTTTATATCAATGGAAGTTCTGAATGGTCCAAAGGCTGCGTGGATGAATCACACGAACACTAA